The genomic DNA CGCGCCGACGGAGGGGACAAGAGCGCCTCGCGGATCAAGCGCTCGGTGGAGGCGTCGGCCGAGTTCCTGGGGATCGCCCCGGAGCAGTTCGGCATCTCCGGCTCGCTCTCGATCGGGACGTACGAGAATCCGCACGACCTCGACGTGGTGATCTACGCGAGCGTGAAGGAGGTCCGGCGCATCGTCGACTACCTCTACAAGGTCACCGCCGTGAAGGAGGAGCGCAAGGTCTTCGAGTTCGGCAAGTACTGGCCGATCCGCTACTGGGAGTGGGTGGACGGCGAGAAGTTCATGTTCTGCCCGTTCTTCTCGTACCAGAACCTCGACGAGTGCCCGCTTCGGGACTTCACCTGCGAGGTGATCGGCGCGGTGAAGCTCGACGCGCGCGTGGCGGACCACACGTACAACGCCTACAACCCGACGATCCTCGGCCTCGACAAGGTCAAGCTCGACGGGGCCTCGCGGTCCGGCGGGATGCGGCTGATCCTGTACCACGGCGGGGAGCGGGGCGACTACGCCGAGGGCGACCGGATCGCGGGGGAGGCGACGCACGTCCTCGTGCGCACCTTCACCGGGGCGGGGGCGACCCGGCGGCAGTCCGGCGAGTACGAGGCGCTGCTCACCGTCAACATCGGCGACGTCAAGAAGGTCTCCTGACCCCGCCGTATCCGCGCGCGCAGCAGACGGAGCCGCAGGGTCGTTACGGAGGGCGCGGGGAGACAGACGCTCCCCGCCGCCGCGGACCGACGCGGATCCAGCCGGATGGCGGGTGTCGGCGAGGCGTCGTGAAAATCCGCGGCAAGAAACGGGTGCCGTCTCCTCCGTGCCGGCGCGTACCTTTGGAAAGGCCCAGGTGCAACCATGATCTACGGCAAGGACAACCGTGAGCTGATGGAGGGGGTGCGGCGCCACCCGGATTTCAACGATTTCGTCGTCCCGATATCCGCGCTGGACGAGGTGCGCGACGCGACCTTCTTCCTCCGCAACGACGGGCTCCTCGCCTTCTCCGAGGGGTACTGCCACCCGAAGGGGAAGCTCGTCGCCAACATCATCTACATCCCGGACCCCGCCGGCACGAAGAACTTCTTCGGGGCGCGGTACGGGAGCGTCATCAAGCAGTACCTGAAGGAGGGGGAGGCGTGGGTCCCGTTCAAGCGGCAGCTCGAGATCTACCGCAAGATCGACCCGTCCACGCAGGAGGGGAAGCCGATCTTCGCCGAGAACAAGTGCCTCTTCGACCTCGGCGACTTCGTCGGTTTCGTCCCCCCGCGCCGCTCCCTCGCCATCGCGCGGAAGCGGTCGGCGGAGATCGACCGCTCGATCCGGAACGTCGGGGCGCTGATGGGGATCGACCCGGAGATGATCGGCTGCACCGGCTCGATGGCGTTCGGCAACCTCGCCTCCGCGCACGACTTCGACCTGGTCTTCCACGGCACCCTCGCCGAGCTCCGGCGGGCGGTGGCGCGCATCTACGAGATCGTCAAGGACCCGAAACGCGCCGTCTTCGAGATGGGGATGCACTGGGCGATACGGTTCTACGACGACGCGGGGGACATGATCTGCCCGTTCTTCTCCTACACCGACCCGACGGAGATCCCGCTCCCGAGCTTCGAGATGGATCCGCTCGAGCGGGGGATCGAGGCGGTGGGGACGGTCGCGAACGACGACCACACCGGCTTCATGCCGACCTGGCTCCCGCTCGCGGACGCGCGGATCGGCGCGCGGGCGCTCGGGCCGGACGCCGTCCTCGTCATCTACCACGGCGGCAAGCGCGGGGAGTACCGGACGGGCGACCGGGTGAAGGCCCGCGGGACGCTCGTCCGCGTGACCTCGCCGCGGGGGCGGTACGAGGCCGTCCTCGTGACGGACATGGACGACACCGAGAAGCTGTGAGGGGGGATGCGCCATGACGGACGAGATACTCGAGATACTCCAGAAGGACGCGCGGCGGACGCCGGACGAGATCGCCGCGATGCTCGGGAAGAAACCGGCCGCGGTGAAGCGCGAGATCCGGAGGCTCGAACAGGAGGGTGTGATCCTCAAGTACAAGGCGGTGGTGAACCGCGAGCTCCTGAAGAGGCCGTCGCGGGGGGTGCGGGCGCTCATCGAGGTGAAGACCGCGCCGCAGAAGGACGTCGGCTTCGACCGGGTCGCGGAGCGGATCTACCTGTTCCCGGAGGTGCAGGGCTGCATCCTTCTTTCGGGCGGCTACGACCTGCTGCTGACCGTGGAGGGGAGCGACATCCAGTCGGTCGCCAACTTCGTGGCGCAGAAGCTCGCGCCGATGGAGCACGTGCGCGGCACGGTGACGCACTTCCTCCTGAAGAAGTACAAGGAGGACGGCGACATCCTCGTCAAGGGGCAACGGAAGGACCGGCGGCTCGCGGTCACGCCGTAACGCGCCCATCCCCCCAAAGGGTGGAGGGGAAGAGCGCGATGGAAGGGGCGGGCGCAAGGCGGACAAGATGAAGATTCCCATCGCGAAGCGCGTCCGGGAGATGCCCCCGTCCGGTATCCGGCTCTTCTTCGACCTGGTCATCGGGATGGACGACGTCATCTCTCTCGGCGTCGGCGAGCCGGACTTCGACACCCCGTGGCGCATCCGCGAGACCGGCATCTACTCGCTCGAGCAGGGGTTCACCTCCTACACCTCGAACAGGGGGCTGCGCGAACTCCGCGCCGAGATCTCCGACTTCTTGAGGGGGCGGTACGGGCTCCGCTACGACCCGGACGACGAGATCCTCGTCACCGTCGGGGTGAGCGAGGCCGTGGACCTGGCCCTGCGGACGATCCTCGACCGGGGGGACCGGTTCCTCGTCCCCCAGCCGTGCTTCGTATCCTACGCGCCGATGACGAGCCTCGCGGGGGGCGAGGCGGTGCGCATCCCGCTCAGCGAGACGTCGGGGTTCAAGCTCACCCCGGCGCTCTTGCGCCGTCACCTGGGGCGCGACGCGCGGGGGATCATCCTCAACTACCCGTCGAACCCGACCGGCGTCTCCTACCGCAGGGAGGAGCTCGCGGCGCTCGCGGCCGCGATCCGCCGCACGAGGCTCACGGTGCTGAGCGACGAGATCTACGACGAGCTCACCTACGACTTCGAGCACACCCCGTTCCCGCTCCTCCCGGGGATGCGGGAGCGGACAATCTATCTGAACGGTTTCTCCAAGGCGTACGCGATGACCGGCTGGCGGATCGGCTACGCGGCGGGGCCGCGGGGGGTCATCGACGCGATGACCAAGATCCACCAGTACGCGATCATGTGCGCGCCGACGATGGCGCAGGTTGCCGCGTGCGAGGCGTTGCGCAGGGGGGGGAAGGACGTCCGGGAGATGAAGCGCGAGTACGACCGCCGGAGGCGGCTCGTGCACGGGCGGCTCATGCGGATGGGGCTCGACTGCGTGCGGCCCGACGGCGCGTTCTACATCTTCCCCTGCATCCGCTCATCCGGCCTCGACTCGATGGAGTTCTCAAAGCGCCTGCTCAAGGAGGAGAAGGTCGCGGTGGTGCCCGGGACCGCCTTCGGAGAGGTGGGGGAGGGGTTCGTCAGAATCTCCTACGCCGCAAGCTACGAGAACCTGAAGGAGGCGCTCGACCGAATCGAGTGCTTCCTGCGGCGCCTGCGTGCGGACTCGCCGCGGCGCGAAGGATCCGCGGGCGGGAGGTAGGGCGGTCGTATGGACGTGCGGCACGTCTCGGAGCAGAACTGGCACGCGTTCGTCGGGTCGCTCGCGCGCACGATGCGCATCTGCCACCCGGTCGCGCACGAAGACGACTATCGCCTCGCCGCCTGCGGGCCGGGCGGCTGCCCACGGATCGGCTGGAACCGGTACCGCGCGGTGCAGTCCCTGAAGCCGCTTCTCTTCGAGGCGCGCCTCGACGTGGGCGAGGTCCTCGGTGCGGGGGGGGCGCCGGATGCCGGCGGCGCGCCGCAGGCGGTGTTCGGGGCCAAGGCGTGCGATCTCGCCTCGCTGGCCGTGCTCGACTTCGTCTTCGCCGACGAGACGGCGGACCCGTTTTACGCCCGCAACCGGAGACGGACGCTCATCGTCTCCTCGGACTGCACGGCGTTCAAGGAGGTCTGCTTCTGCACGCTCGTCGGGGGGAAGCCGTACCCGGAGAAGGGATTCGACCTCAACCTCTCCCCCGCGGGAGGGGGGTACCTTGTCGAGGCGGGGAGCCCAAAAGGGCGGGCGCTCCTCGACGAAGCGCGGGAGCTCTTCTCCCCCCCCTCCGCCGCGCAGCTCGCGGAGGTCGCCGCGGCGCGGAAACGGCTGACGGCGGCCCTCGAGGAGCAGCAGCGGGCCCGCGGCTACGCGTGGGGCGGCACGTCGAAGGAGCTGATTGAGCGGGTCTTCGAGTCGGGCGTCTGGGCCGAGGAGGCGGAACGCTGCGTCGAGTGCGGCGCGTGCAACTTCGTCTGCCCGACCTGCCACTGTTTTCTCCTCTCCGACCACGGCCGGGAACGGTTCACGCGCCTCCGGAACTGGGACTCGTGCCAGTACAAAGGGTTCGCGCGGGTGGGGGGAGGGGGCAACCCGCGGCCCGAGCTCTATCAGCGGCTCCGCAACCGGTACGAAAAGAAGTTTCATTTCTGCCCGGTCGTGATGGGGGTCTCCGGCTGCACCGGGTGCGGGCGGTGCGTCGAGGCGTGCATCGGACGGATCGACATGCGCGAGGTGATGAAGAAGCTGAGCGGCTGCAGGTAACATTTCACCGCGGAGATCACGGAGAAGACGCGGTTTCTTTTTCGCCGCGGATTTACGCGGATCAACACGGATCAGGATTCTGTTTCTTTCGACAATCCGTGAAGATCCGTGCGATCCGCGGCAACGATACACGGAATTCGCCGCGGGGATAACGTCCCGCCGCAGGGGACACGGAGGAGAAGGGCGTGGGGGCGTGGGGGCGTGGAGGATGCCGAAGCGATGATCCCCGCCGCCTTCGCCGTTCTCCGTGAACTCCTCGTTCTCCGTGGTACAACGTATGCCATGATGAAAAACCCGTATCTCCCCGTCGGGGCGACGATCGAGAAGGCGGTCGCGGAGAGCGCCACGATCAAAAGCTTCCTCCTCGCGCCCGACGAGCCGATGCCGTTCCGCACCGGGCAGTTCGTCGAGCTCACCGTGCCCGGGGTGGGGGAGGCGCCGTTCACCCCCTCCAGCTCCCACTTCGAGCGGGAGCGCCTCGAACTCACCGTGATGCGGGTTGGGACGGTCACCGCCCGCCTGCACGAGATGCGGGAGGGGGAGCGGGTGGGCGTCAGGGGCCCGTACGGGAACGGGTACCCGCTCGAGGAGTTCGAGGGGAAGACGGTCGTCATCTGCGGCGGCGGGGTCGGGCTCGCGCCGCTCCGGTCGCTCCTCCTCACGCTGCGGCACGAGATCGACCGATACGCCCGGGTGCTGTTGCGCTACGGGGCGCGCACGCCCGCCGATATCATCTACCGCGCGGAGGTCGATCGCTGGCGCCGCGACCCGAAGCTCGACGTGGTCCTCACCGTGGACCGGGGCGACGCCTCCTGGGGAGGGAACGTCGGGCTCGTCACGACGCTGCTGGAGGACCTGGGGGTGGAGCCGGCGCGGGCCGTTGCGGTGGTCTGCGGCCCCCCGATCATGATGAAGTTCACCACCTTCAAGCTGCTCGACGTCGGCTTCGCCCCGCGCGACATCTACCTCTCGATGGAGAAGAACATGAGCTGCGGCCTCGGGAAGTGCGGCCACTGCCGCCTGGGGCCGTTCTACGCATGCAAGGACGGCCCGGTCTTCACGTACGATCAGATCAAGGACCTCCGGGAGATCTGGGACTGAACGGGGCGGCGGCCCGCCGACACGGCGCTGATGATCGTGCGTCGATGGCATCCCTGCGAAAGCAGGAATCCGGTCGCCAGGGGAATATCGGTTGAATCCAGGCTTTCGCCGGGATGACGGTATGAAAGATCCATCCGGGGCCCCGTGAGACACGGTGGGGGAGGGAACAGGCGATGACGCAATGCCCGCGGTGCAACGCGGCGAACGCGACGAAGAGCAAGTTCTGCGCCGAGTGCGGCATGAGCCTGCGCGAGACCGGCGCGGCGGTGCACATGGACCGCGGCTACCTCGCGATCCGGCGCGGCGACGTGGACGAGGCGGTGAAGGAGTACCGCGAGGCGATCCGGATCGACCCGTCGAACTCGCGCGCGCACCGCGAGCTCGCGGCGATCTACTACCACCGGGACATGCTCCCGGAGGCGCTCGAGGAGAACAAGCGGGCGGTGGAGCTCGACCGGGATTTCGGCATCGCCCACTACGAGCTCGGCACCGCCTACTACCGCCTGGGGATGTTCGACGAGGCGATCGCCGCCTACGAGGCGGCGCTCCGTGCGACCCCGTCGCTCTACCTCGCCAACTTCCGCCTCGGGGTCATCTACTACTACCGCGGCCACCTCGAAAAGGCGATCGCGATGTACAAGACGGCGCTCGAGCACAACCCGAACCTGAAGTTCATCCACTACCACCTCGCCATCGCCTACGCGCGGCGGGGGCTGCTCAAGGAGACGATCGAGCAGTTCAAGATCGTGCTCGCCATGGACCCGAAGATGGCCGCCGCCCACTACCATATCGGCTGCGCCTACTACTACAAGGGGGATCTCGACAAGGCGATGGCGCACTTCGAGAAGGCGCTGTCGCTCGACCCGCTCGACGAGCAGTCGGCGAGGAACCTCCGGACGCTGAAGGATTTGCGGGGGAGGTTCTTCTGACCCCGGGGCCGGTCCGCGGCGCGCCGGAACGACGATGAAGAAGCTGATCGTGAATCTCGACATCTGCAGCGCATGCCCGGGGTGCGTGACGGGGTGCAGCTACTACTACCACCCGTCCAACCGCGGGATCGACCGGCTGCGCGAACTCGCCGTCTACGCCCTCGTCTGCCGCCGCTGCGAGCACGGGACCTGCGTCCGCGCATGCCCCGTGGAGGCGCTCGAGAGGGACGCCGAGGGGGCGCTGGAGCGGCACCCGATGCGCTGCGTCGGGTGCGGCTCCTGCGCGCACGCCTGCCCGTTCGGGACGATCTACCCCGAGCTGCTGCCGTACGCGCTCTCGGGGTGCGACCTCTGCTTCGACAGGGCGGGAGGGGAGCCGCCGGTCTGCGTGCGAAGCTGCCCGTACGGAGCGCTCGACTGGCGCGAGGAAAACGACCTCCCCGAGGAATCGGTCCCGCTGCTCGGGGACCGCATCCAGGGCATCTCGCATCACTGGTCGAGGAGGAGGTGCCTGGGCCCGCCGCCGGGCGCCGGGCACCGCGGGGGGGCGGGATGAAGACGCTGTGCATCTACCTGATCTTTCCCGGCTTCGCCGCCACGGCGGTCGCGGGGATGCTGGCGTCGTGGGTCGAGCGGAAGCTGACCGCGCGCATCCAGTGGCGCGTCGGGCCGCCGTGGTACCAGTCGTTCGCGGACATCCTGAAGCTGCTCGCGAAGGAGACGGTCGTCCCGCGCGGCTGCTCCCGGGGGCTCTTCGCCGCGGCCCCGTTCGCGGGGCTGGCGGCGGTGGCGCTGGTCGCGAGCATGCTCGGGGCCTCGTGCCTGGATCCGGCGCGGGGGTTCGTCGGCGACCTGCTCGTCATCGTCTACCTTCTGGTGCTCCCCCCGCTCGCCCTCATCGCGGGCGGGGCGGCGTCCCGCAACACGCTCGCCTCGCTCGGGGCGAGCCGAGAGATGAAGCTCATGATCGCCTACGAGGTCCCGATGACCCTCGCCCTCCTCGTCGCCGTCATCAAGGCGGGCGTCACGATCAACACCGGCGCGATCGTCGCCTTCCAGCGCCTCCACGGGGCGTTCCTCGGGAGTTTCTCCGGCGCCCTGGCCTTCGCGGCGGCGCTCCTCTGCGTGCAGGCGAAGCTCGGCTTCGCCCCGTTCGACATCGCCGAGGCCGAGACGGAGCTGAGCTCCGGCCCGCTCATCGAGTACTCGGGAAGCATGCTCGCGGCGTTCCGGCTCACGAAGATGATGCTCCTCGTCGTGCTCCCCGCCCTCCTGCTCGCCCTCTTCGCGGGCGGGGCGCGGTTTCACGGTTGGGGAATCGTGCGTTCCCTAGTAGAATACGGGGCGGTGCTGCTCCTCGTCACCTTGATCAAGAACACGAACCCGCGCCTCCGCATCGACCAGGCGCTCGCCTTCTTCTGGGGGCCGGTGACGGCGGCGGCGGGGGGGGCGGTGCTGTTGGCGCTCATGGGGTATTGAACAGACCGGTGATCAGATGAACTGGAAACGCTGGGCGCGCGCCAGGTCGCCGTGGGTCTTCCATCTCTCGACCGGGTCGTGCAACAACTGCGACATCGAGATCATCGACTGCCTGACGCCGCGCTACGACGTGGAGCGGTTCGGCATCCTCCTCGTCTGCAGCATCCGGCATGCCGACATCCTCCTCGTCACCGGCTCGATCAACCGGCGCGCGGCGCCCAAGATACGCGAGCTCTACGAGAGCGCGCCGAAACCGTGCCTCGTGGTGGCGTGCGGCACCTGCGCCTGCGGGCAGCA from Chlamydiota bacterium includes the following:
- a CDS encoding Lrp/AsnC family transcriptional regulator, translated to MTDEILEILQKDARRTPDEIAAMLGKKPAAVKREIRRLEQEGVILKYKAVVNRELLKRPSRGVRALIEVKTAPQKDVGFDRVAERIYLFPEVQGCILLSGGYDLLLTVEGSDIQSVANFVAQKLAPMEHVRGTVTHFLLKKYKEDGDILVKGQRKDRRLAVTP
- a CDS encoding aminotransferase class I/II-fold pyridoxal phosphate-dependent enzyme — protein: MKIPIAKRVREMPPSGIRLFFDLVIGMDDVISLGVGEPDFDTPWRIRETGIYSLEQGFTSYTSNRGLRELRAEISDFLRGRYGLRYDPDDEILVTVGVSEAVDLALRTILDRGDRFLVPQPCFVSYAPMTSLAGGEAVRIPLSETSGFKLTPALLRRHLGRDARGIILNYPSNPTGVSYRREELAALAAAIRRTRLTVLSDEIYDELTYDFEHTPFPLLPGMRERTIYLNGFSKAYAMTGWRIGYAAGPRGVIDAMTKIHQYAIMCAPTMAQVAACEALRRGGKDVREMKREYDRRRRLVHGRLMRMGLDCVRPDGAFYIFPCIRSSGLDSMEFSKRLLKEEKVAVVPGTAFGEVGEGFVRISYAASYENLKEALDRIECFLRRLRADSPRREGSAGGR
- a CDS encoding 4Fe-4S dicluster domain-containing protein, with product MKKLIVNLDICSACPGCVTGCSYYYHPSNRGIDRLRELAVYALVCRRCEHGTCVRACPVEALERDAEGALERHPMRCVGCGSCAHACPFGTIYPELLPYALSGCDLCFDRAGGEPPVCVRSCPYGALDWREENDLPEESVPLLGDRIQGISHHWSRRRCLGPPPGAGHRGGAG
- a CDS encoding tetratricopeptide repeat protein, whose protein sequence is MTQCPRCNAANATKSKFCAECGMSLRETGAAVHMDRGYLAIRRGDVDEAVKEYREAIRIDPSNSRAHRELAAIYYHRDMLPEALEENKRAVELDRDFGIAHYELGTAYYRLGMFDEAIAAYEAALRATPSLYLANFRLGVIYYYRGHLEKAIAMYKTALEHNPNLKFIHYHLAIAYARRGLLKETIEQFKIVLAMDPKMAAAHYHIGCAYYYKGDLDKAMAHFEKALSLDPLDEQSARNLRTLKDLRGRFF
- the nuoB gene encoding NADH-quinone oxidoreductase subunit NuoB, translating into MNWKRWARARSPWVFHLSTGSCNNCDIEIIDCLTPRYDVERFGILLVCSIRHADILLVTGSINRRAAPKIRELYESAPKPCLVVACGTCACGQHLFKESYHTMEPLDAHVPVDVYIPGCPPKPEALISGIVKAIGTL
- a CDS encoding 4Fe-4S dicluster domain-containing protein, with protein sequence MDVRHVSEQNWHAFVGSLARTMRICHPVAHEDDYRLAACGPGGCPRIGWNRYRAVQSLKPLLFEARLDVGEVLGAGGAPDAGGAPQAVFGAKACDLASLAVLDFVFADETADPFYARNRRRTLIVSSDCTAFKEVCFCTLVGGKPYPEKGFDLNLSPAGGGYLVEAGSPKGRALLDEARELFSPPSAAQLAEVAAARKRLTAALEEQQRARGYAWGGTSKELIERVFESGVWAEEAERCVECGACNFVCPTCHCFLLSDHGRERFTRLRNWDSCQYKGFARVGGGGNPRPELYQRLRNRYEKKFHFCPVVMGVSGCTGCGRCVEACIGRIDMREVMKKLSGCR
- a CDS encoding NADH-quinone oxidoreductase subunit H, which translates into the protein MKTLCIYLIFPGFAATAVAGMLASWVERKLTARIQWRVGPPWYQSFADILKLLAKETVVPRGCSRGLFAAAPFAGLAAVALVASMLGASCLDPARGFVGDLLVIVYLLVLPPLALIAGGAASRNTLASLGASREMKLMIAYEVPMTLALLVAVIKAGVTINTGAIVAFQRLHGAFLGSFSGALAFAAALLCVQAKLGFAPFDIAEAETELSSGPLIEYSGSMLAAFRLTKMMLLVVLPALLLALFAGGARFHGWGIVRSLVEYGAVLLLVTLIKNTNPRLRIDQALAFFWGPVTAAAGGAVLLALMGY
- a CDS encoding oxidoreductase, which produces MMKNPYLPVGATIEKAVAESATIKSFLLAPDEPMPFRTGQFVELTVPGVGEAPFTPSSSHFERERLELTVMRVGTVTARLHEMREGERVGVRGPYGNGYPLEEFEGKTVVICGGGVGLAPLRSLLLTLRHEIDRYARVLLRYGARTPADIIYRAEVDRWRRDPKLDVVLTVDRGDASWGGNVGLVTTLLEDLGVEPARAVAVVCGPPIMMKFTTFKLLDVGFAPRDIYLSMEKNMSCGLGKCGHCRLGPFYACKDGPVFTYDQIKDLREIWD